A genomic stretch from Thermoproteota archaeon includes:
- a CDS encoding type II toxin-antitoxin system VapC family toxin: MWREGLPERKFVDSNVFLYVLRADPRYGERAKALLGEGRLVTSILVVSQVLAHLERKRSLNAIPLFLEFLEDHPVEVLPTLFEDFIEALSYARREGISLKMWDDLIIAAQMKREGIRVVVSNDRDFDRIDWIVRVF, encoded by the coding sequence ATGTGGAGGGAGGGCTTGCCGGAGAGGAAATTCGTTGATTCTAACGTATTCCTGTATGTCTTGAGAGCGGATCCTAGGTACGGGGAGAGAGCCAAAGCCCTCCTCGGGGAAGGAAGATTGGTGACATCCATCCTGGTGGTCTCCCAGGTGTTGGCTCATTTGGAGAGGAAGAGGTCTCTGAACGCAATTCCTCTATTTCTCGAGTTCTTGGAGGATCACCCAGTGGAAGTGCTGCCCACTCTCTTCGAAGACTTCATTGAGGCCTTGAGTTATGCTAGGAGAGAGGGTATAAGTCTGAAAATGTGGGACGACCTGATCATAGCAGCCCAAATGAAGAGGGAAGGGATAAGAGTAGTGGTGAGTAACGACAGAGATTTTGACCGGATTGACTGGATTGTAAGGGTATTCTGA